The Verrucomicrobiota bacterium genomic sequence GCCACGATGGAGACAAACTTGTCATAGGACTCATTCACCAGATTTTGCACAATGGCTTTTTCCTCCTCGGTCAGATCCCGCGCCCCATTGAGAAGATCCTTGTTCTGGCCGCTTTTGAAGGTCCGCAGCTCGAGCCCGATGCTATTGAGCAGACCTTGGAAGCCAAAGGTCTGGATGATGACCCCAATGCTCCCGGTGATGGTGGTCTCATTGGCCACAATTTGGTTGGCTGCACAGGCGATGTAATACCCCCCCGAAGCGGCCACCGAGTTCATGTAGACCACCACTGGCTTCTTCTGGCGCGCCTCGGCCACCGCTTGGTACATGGTGTCAGAAGCCGTGACCCCGCCTCCGGGCGAGTTCACATGGAGCACGATGGCCTTCACCTCCTTGTCGGAAAGCGCTTGGGTCACTTGTTCCTTGAAGCGGGACACCATGGACTGTCCCGCCCGGTCCACCTCCGAGGAAATGACGCCCTCCACATCGATGCGGGCAATTTTGCCCCCGGACCCCTCCAGCAAGGTGATCTCTTGATACTTCTCCTGCGAGACCGAATCCCCCACCAAGGCGCCCCCGATGAGCGAAGCGATGATCAAAAGAACAAAAAGAGCGCCGATCACGATCAGCGCGGTGACACAACCTTTCCTTCGGGAACTCATGCCGCCAAGCTAGTGCCAGTCCCCCTCGGAACAAGCGCTTTCAACGGCCGCCCTGCCAAAGCTCCCGCTCCGCCCGACCCAGCCACGCCAGGACATCCGAGGCCAGCACCGAGGCCATCGATTGCCCACCCCGCTCCCAAGCCAGCTCCGCGGCCCGCCCGCAGAGCCAAGCCGCGCGCGAGGCCGCCTGAAACGGTTCCGTCCCGAGGGCGAGGTAGGCTCCCGCCACCCCGGAAAGGACATCGCCCATCCCGCCGGTGGCCATTCCGGGGTGCCCGGTCGAGTTGTAGCCGGTCTGGCCCTCAGCCGAGGCCACCACGCTGCGGGCCCCCTTCAGCAAGAGGGTCACCTGGTATTCCCCGGCAAAGGCCTCGGCCTGCTGCCGGGGAGGGACATCGCTGGCATCCGGCCACAAGCGCGCCATCTCTCCCGGATGGGGCGTCAACAAGCGTGGTCCTCGCGCTTGTTGCAGAGGGAAGAGATTGGTCTTGGCTAGACGATTGAGCCCATCTGCGTCGATGAGAACCGGCAGGGTCAAATCGGACAAGAGCGGGTCGAGCGAGCGATCCGCCAAGCGTCCCAAGCCGGGGCCAATCACAAGCGCGTCCAGCCGATACTCCAGCACCCCGCGCCAATCCCGAACCACTTGCACCATAATCTCAGGGCGAGCCCGTGCCGCCAACTCGCCCGCCACCGACTCATGGGCAAACAGCGTCACCAATCCCGCCCCCGCCCGCAAGCCGCCTTCCGCCGCTAGGAGCGCCGCTCCCGCCATTCCGGGCGAGCCCCCCACCACGCCCAGGCGACCCGCGTCCCCCTTATGCCAAGAGGCTGGGCGGGGCGGCCAGCTTTTTCGCAAACTGGCGGGCGTCGTCAGAAGGGCTGGATCGGCACCCTTCAGCTCCGTCAGGCCTGTGACCGGGATCACCTCCAGCCGCCCCACCCAATCCTCCGCGCCGGGCGCGAGCAAGGCCGCCTTGGGAGAACCGATGGTGAGGGTGGTGGACGCCTTCACCGCCAAGGCAGGGAGGGGCGCTTGTTCGCTGAGACCAGTCGGCACATCGATCGCGAAGACCCGCCAGCCACGCTCCCGGGAGAGCGCGTTCAATTTTTGGACCGTAGCCTTGATGGGTTTTCGCAAAGCACCCCGCGACCCGATTCCCAGCAAGCCCTCCAGCACGATGACGGGAGTCCCCGGCGCCACCCCCTCTTCTGGGTCAAAGGTCGCCAGCTCCTTCACCCGATCGCGTTGGCGGCGGGTAAGGGAAGCGAGACGCTCCTCGGGAAAGGCGGCCCACTCCCGGAGGCTCCAGCCCCGCTCTCGCAAATGGCGCGCTGCCACGTAGACATCCCCGGCATTGTGCCCTTTCCCGGTCACCAGCACGGCCAGGCCCACTTGGGGGGAGAACCTCGCCACCGCCTCGGCCAAGCCGCGTCCGGCCTCCTCCATGAGCGACTCGGCCGAAACCCCGTCCGCCAACAAGCGCTCCTCGGCCGCCCGCATTTCCTGCGCGGTCAGCAGCATGAATCCCTGGGGCTAATTTCGTCGGGCATAGCTGATGATGCCCGCTGCAATCCCCTCCGCAATCTGCTGCCGGTAGTAGCCCTTCATGCACTTCTTCCGCTCGGAGGCATTGGTGAGAAAGCCACACTCCACCAGGGCGGCCGGGATTTTGCTGTTTCGGAGCACAAAGAAACGAGCCCGCTTGATGCCCCGATTGGGCGCTCCCGTGGCGGAGACCACCTTGGGCTGGATGGCCGCGGCGAGCGCACGGTCGTCCGCGCCGTAGTAGTAGGTCTCCACGCCCTGGACAGAGGGCTTCCAGCGGGCCGAATTGAAGTGGATGCTCACGAAGACCGCCTTGGAGTAACGATTGGCCAAACGCACTCTCTCCCAGAGGGAGGGATACTCATCGCGGCGTCGGGTTAGAACCACGCGGTATCCTCTGGATCGCAGAATGGCGTCG encodes the following:
- a CDS encoding NAD(P)H-hydrate dehydratase, with the translated sequence MLLTAQEMRAAEERLLADGVSAESLMEEAGRGLAEAVARFSPQVGLAVLVTGKGHNAGDVYVAARHLRERGWSLREWAAFPEERLASLTRRQRDRVKELATFDPEEGVAPGTPVIVLEGLLGIGSRGALRKPIKATVQKLNALSRERGWRVFAIDVPTGLSEQAPLPALAVKASTTLTIGSPKAALLAPGAEDWVGRLEVIPVTGLTELKGADPALLTTPASLRKSWPPRPASWHKGDAGRLGVVGGSPGMAGAALLAAEGGLRAGAGLVTLFAHESVAGELAARARPEIMVQVVRDWRGVLEYRLDALVIGPGLGRLADRSLDPLLSDLTLPVLIDADGLNRLAKTNLFPLQQARGPRLLTPHPGEMARLWPDASDVPPRQQAEAFAGEYQVTLLLKGARSVVASAEGQTGYNSTGHPGMATGGMGDVLSGVAGAYLALGTEPFQAASRAAWLCGRAAELAWERGGQSMASVLASDVLAWLGRAERELWQGGR
- a CDS encoding N-acetylmuramoyl-L-alanine amidase, with product MRTALPAAVHRSRLFRWSAAWLLLMAWPTVGEAAIRTIVLDAGHGGKDRGAYSANVFEKHLALDVTFRVDAILRSRGYRVVLTRRRDEYPSLWERVRLANRYSKAVFVSIHFNSARWKPSVQGVETYYYGADDRALAAAIQPKVVSATGAPNRGIKRARFFVLRNSKIPAALVECGFLTNASERKKCMKGYYRQQIAEGIAAGIISYARRN
- the sppA gene encoding signal peptide peptidase SppA, with product MSSRRKGCVTALIVIGALFVLLIIASLIGGALVGDSVSQEKYQEITLLEGSGGKIARIDVEGVISSEVDRAGQSMVSRFKEQVTQALSDKEVKAIVLHVNSPGGGVTASDTMYQAVAEARQKKPVVVYMNSVAASGGYYIACAANQIVANETTITGSIGVIIQTFGFQGLLNSIGLELRTFKSGQNKDLLNGARDLTEEEKAIVQNLVNESYDKFVSIVAEGRGIEPATLREGIADGRIFSGRQAFQNKLVDQLGYVETAYQVARELGKAPEAEVIRYQESFGLGALLSLLGKAPAMESENKIEIDVAERLLPNLQPGQMYFLPAYYLR